From Hirundo rustica isolate bHirRus1 chromosome 1, bHirRus1.pri.v3, whole genome shotgun sequence, a single genomic window includes:
- the LOC120752539 gene encoding feather beta keratin-like: MACYNICRPCGPTPLANSCNEPCALQCQDSRVIIDPSPVLVTLPGPIMTSFPQNTAVGSTSSAAVGTELSVQGQPISGGFGGFGYGLGYGRGFGYGLGGLGCYGRRGGYIC; encoded by the coding sequence ATGGCCTGCTACAACATCTGCCGTCCCTGCGGACCCACcccgctggccaacagctgcaacgagccctgtgccctgcaatgcCAGGATTCCCGTGTCATCATCgacccttcccctgtgctggtgaccctgccaggacccatcatgacctccttcccccagaacaCCGCCGTCGGATCCACCTCctcggctgctgtgggcactgaactCAGTGTCCAGGGACAGCCCATCTCGGGTGGATTTGGTGGCTTTGGCTACGGCCTTGGCTATGGCCGTGGATTTGGCTATGGCCTGGGAGGCCTGGGCTGCTACGGCAGAAGGGGCGGCTACATCTGCTGA
- the LOC120752542 gene encoding feather beta keratin-like codes for MACYDICRPCGPTPLANSCNEPCALQCQDSRVIINPSPVLVTLPGPIMTSFPQNTAVGSTSSAAVGTELSVQGQPISGGFGFGYGLGYGRGFGYGLGGLGCYGRRGGYNC; via the coding sequence ATGGCCTGCTACGACATCTGCCGTCCCTGCGGACCCACcccgctggccaacagctgcaacgagccctgtgccctgcagtgccaggattcCCGTGTCATCATCAACCCTTCCCCGgtgctggtgaccctgccaggacccatcatgacctccttcccccagaacaCCGCCGTCGGATCCACCTCctcggctgctgtgggcactgaactCAGTGTCCAGGGACAGCCCATCTCGGGTGGATTTGGCTTTGGCTACGGCCTTGGCTATGGCCGTGGATTTGGCTATGGCCTGGGAGGCCTGGGCTGCTACGGCAGAAGGGGCGGCTACAACTGCTAA